One window from the genome of Candidatus Zixiibacteriota bacterium encodes:
- the lon gene encoding endopeptidase La, with translation MIVRSKNKLPVLVTDQEQQYPVLSLLTGVLFPGSMITIQVGRRSSIDLIRQCHERKQEFVASFTLSRRGGDDVGALHEVGVLAAVRDIQKGVGNSLIVTIEGLRRAVLGEVVRQDPYLTATVLFLEDPAGPDKDIAAKVRQVIDVVDEITHLDPSYSPEQVTVLKMNQKDPSLLADRAASIFHFPLPAKQEILESVDLSMRYDRLLASLNSELMRVATAASVNENVRRNMAEEERRVFLRQQLAEIRRQLGEDPSEEREAAALRHQIKSSNSLPPDVVARATIEIDRLSELSPASAEYGVTKNYLNWLLSLPWGKVTPEDYSMAEVARVLSAEHYGPTQLKEQILQRLSVRKLLGGTSEGPTLCLIGAPGTGKASLAKAMAKAMGKRLVRISVGGISEVSEIKGSPRTFLGAMPGKIVRAMRDAGSCDPVVLIEDIDYFNMDNDSSVNMVLLEAIDSRWNKAFLDNYLGVPFDLSKAFFICSVRSFEEIPEQFVPRLDIIELPAYIEKEKIVISKKYIIPKMLRKHGLSKAEVEFETKALTRIISNYTMEAGLLVFSQQIEKILRKIALEKAEKPRKNWVIRPDTIELYLGQPVFIPEKAETKPEIGCATGLAWTGAGGDLMFIEGLKMKGDGQIITTGSLGDVMRESIQAAHSYVRSKADVLGIDFNDFNEFDIHIHFPSGAIPKDGPSAGITVCLVIASLMAERPIRNEIAMTGEVTLRGRVLPVGGIKEKVSAAYRAGILTVVLPKENEKDLKDLPKEILRRTAFRFIERVDELFELCLLDFTPSAYTLEKIFAEEIEKAKRRSSAGKAAARKVSKKPGGKPSTKRPRTR, from the coding sequence ATGATAGTACGCAGCAAAAACAAGCTCCCCGTGCTCGTTACCGACCAGGAGCAGCAGTACCCGGTGTTGTCGCTGCTCACCGGCGTGTTGTTCCCGGGCTCGATGATCACCATCCAGGTCGGGCGGCGGTCCAGCATCGACCTGATTCGACAGTGCCACGAGAGGAAGCAGGAGTTTGTGGCGTCGTTCACGCTGTCCCGCCGCGGGGGCGACGACGTCGGGGCGCTGCACGAGGTGGGGGTGCTGGCCGCGGTCCGCGACATCCAGAAGGGCGTGGGGAATTCGCTGATCGTCACGATCGAGGGGCTGCGGCGGGCGGTGCTGGGGGAGGTAGTCCGGCAGGATCCCTACCTCACGGCCACCGTGCTGTTTCTCGAGGACCCGGCGGGCCCCGACAAGGACATCGCGGCCAAGGTCAGGCAGGTCATCGACGTGGTCGATGAAATCACCCATCTCGACCCGAGCTACTCGCCGGAGCAGGTGACGGTGCTCAAGATGAACCAGAAGGATCCGTCACTCTTGGCGGACCGGGCGGCCTCGATATTCCACTTCCCGCTGCCGGCCAAGCAGGAAATCCTCGAATCGGTCGATCTCTCAATGCGCTATGACCGCCTGCTGGCCTCGCTCAACAGCGAACTGATGCGGGTGGCGACGGCGGCCTCGGTGAACGAAAATGTCCGAAGGAACATGGCCGAGGAAGAGCGGCGGGTGTTCCTGCGGCAGCAGTTGGCGGAGATCCGCCGGCAGCTGGGGGAGGATCCCTCGGAGGAGCGGGAGGCGGCGGCCCTGCGGCACCAGATCAAGTCGTCGAACAGCCTTCCCCCCGACGTGGTAGCGCGCGCGACGATCGAGATCGACCGCCTGTCGGAGCTTTCCCCCGCCTCGGCCGAGTACGGGGTGACCAAGAACTACCTGAACTGGCTGTTGTCGCTGCCGTGGGGGAAGGTGACGCCGGAGGACTACTCGATGGCGGAGGTGGCGCGGGTCTTGTCGGCGGAGCACTACGGTCCGACACAGCTCAAGGAGCAGATCCTGCAGCGGCTGTCGGTGCGCAAGCTGCTCGGGGGGACGAGCGAGGGGCCGACGCTGTGTCTGATCGGCGCGCCGGGGACGGGGAAAGCGTCGCTGGCCAAGGCGATGGCGAAAGCCATGGGCAAGCGCCTGGTGCGGATCTCGGTCGGGGGGATCTCGGAGGTGTCGGAGATTAAGGGTTCGCCGCGGACTTTCCTCGGGGCGATGCCCGGGAAAATCGTCCGGGCGATGCGCGACGCGGGGAGCTGTGACCCGGTTGTCCTGATCGAGGATATCGACTACTTCAACATGGACAACGACTCCTCGGTCAACATGGTGCTCCTCGAGGCGATCGACAGCCGGTGGAACAAGGCCTTCCTGGACAACTACCTCGGGGTGCCCTTCGACCTGAGCAAGGCCTTCTTCATCTGCTCGGTGCGGTCGTTCGAGGAGATCCCCGAGCAGTTCGTGCCGCGGCTTGACATCATCGAACTGCCCGCCTATATCGAAAAAGAAAAAATCGTCATCTCGAAGAAGTACATCATCCCGAAGATGTTGCGCAAACACGGGTTGTCGAAGGCGGAGGTGGAGTTTGAGACGAAGGCCCTGACGCGCATCATCTCCAACTACACGATGGAGGCGGGGCTGCTCGTGTTCTCGCAGCAGATCGAGAAGATTCTGCGCAAGATCGCGCTGGAGAAGGCGGAGAAGCCGCGCAAGAACTGGGTGATCCGGCCGGACACTATCGAATTGTATCTCGGGCAGCCGGTGTTCATACCGGAGAAGGCGGAAACCAAGCCGGAGATCGGGTGCGCGACCGGGTTGGCGTGGACCGGGGCGGGGGGGGACCTGATGTTCATCGAAGGGTTGAAGATGAAGGGGGACGGGCAGATCATCACGACCGGGTCGCTCGGGGACGTGATGCGGGAGTCGATACAGGCGGCCCATTCGTATGTCCGGTCAAAAGCGGATGTACTGGGGATTGATTTCAACGACTTCAACGAATTCGACATTCACATTCACTTTCCCTCGGGGGCAATCCCCAAAGACGGACCCTCGGCCGGAATCACGGTGTGTCTGGTGATCGCATCGCTCATGGCCGAGCGGCCGATCCGCAACGAGATAGCGATGACGGGTGAAGTGACGCTTCGGGGACGGGTGCTCCCTGTGGGCGGGATCAAGGAGAAAGTCTCGGCGGCCTACCGGGCCGGGATTCTCACGGTCGTGCTGCCGAAGGAGAACGAGAAGGATTTGAAGGACTTGCCCAAAGAAATCCTTCGCCGCACCGCATTCCGATTCATAGAGCGGGTGGACGAGTTGTTCGAGTTGTGCCTGCTGGATTTCACACCGTCGGCCTATACCCTCGAGAAGATCTTCGCCGAGGAGATTGAGAAGGCGAAGCGGCGGTCGTCGGCGGGGAAGGCGGCGGCCCGCAAGGTGTCGAAGAAGCCGGGCGGGAAGCCCTCGACCAAGCGTCCGCGCACGCGGTAG
- a CDS encoding DEAD/DEAH box helicase, with translation MSVLRLEELAPYGIPRRLIELWRERQGETLLPVQSRAVRRGLLGAPGERAEEAAPLRMLISAPTAAGKSFCAEMAVARTLAGRRKALVLVPLRSLADQKHRLLAGTFGALGLRCLIASGDYPENDRAFAESDYDVAVAIFEKFDGLLGTRLEVLRAIGLLVVDEIQTVSEPGRGAVLERLLTCVRASAYRPGLLGLSAVIGEGEKAAGRLAEWLEAGLVVESSRPVDLLRGVAAEGAFRYRSFNSGREASEPFVLAREPGGDLFESLIERLREEPGSTIVFLKSRRETVEAAMRLAGAVGWPAAEQGTAELAEEEPSALNRILRRVMARGVAFHNADLSPRQRRAVEESFARREVRVIFATTTLAMGVDLPADTVYLETVKYTGGRRDARPALVPVSRAEFDNMAGRAGRAARAEVRPGRAVALAQSEFEGDILWENYIASGEYTSVRSAFDSMPLADWALHVLATGLAADAAGLAAVYRRSLRAVTEPEAPPPDFEAVLDLLTREGVAGREPDGLVRPTPDGETAVQTGLTCAQAVHYTRRLRESRPAEEFGWLALALSGPDWELPAGLLSRQELADNGPLRRLYRRCDHWLASARVLIGQPGGRGLTEYRTAGALKAALLLEQWRRMTPVRELEEEFRVHAGQIMAIGDTAAHLLSGIAGLLDNLDGGGDKLRPLVFSVRFGVVPELQGLHAAFRDILARSDFAALAQAGIVRVPDLIGHDPTDLGEIVKQERKLQKLLARIMEWKKEVSMRQSEVLSRVAPYPVRGSGPRPASVEIDGSCERERYLVRVDGRPVWLTGKSFKYFTRLAWSRVQRDGGWMYKEDIEQGFNQARYLYRMKNEINERLDSEWEVFENNRLGYYRLNADAGRIRLNVERLRNHPDWEVRSLFAGQTESAVN, from the coding sequence ATGAGTGTGTTACGGTTGGAGGAGTTGGCGCCATATGGCATTCCCCGCCGGCTGATTGAGCTCTGGCGGGAGCGGCAGGGGGAGACGCTGCTGCCGGTGCAGAGCCGGGCGGTCCGTCGGGGTCTGCTGGGCGCGCCGGGGGAACGGGCCGAGGAAGCGGCGCCGCTGCGCATGTTGATCAGCGCGCCGACGGCGGCGGGGAAATCGTTTTGTGCCGAGATGGCGGTTGCCCGGACACTGGCGGGGCGGCGGAAAGCGCTCGTGCTCGTGCCGCTTCGCTCGCTGGCCGACCAGAAACACCGCCTGCTGGCGGGGACGTTCGGGGCGCTCGGCCTGCGGTGTCTGATTGCGAGCGGCGATTATCCCGAAAACGACCGTGCTTTTGCGGAATCGGATTACGACGTCGCGGTGGCGATTTTCGAGAAATTCGATGGTCTGCTCGGCACCCGTCTCGAAGTCCTGCGCGCGATCGGGCTCCTGGTCGTGGACGAAATCCAGACGGTGTCGGAGCCGGGGCGCGGCGCTGTGCTCGAGCGGCTGCTCACGTGCGTGCGGGCATCGGCATACCGGCCGGGACTGCTCGGCTTGTCTGCGGTGATCGGCGAAGGGGAGAAAGCGGCCGGGCGGCTGGCCGAGTGGCTGGAGGCCGGGCTGGTGGTCGAGAGCAGCCGTCCGGTCGATCTCCTCCGCGGGGTCGCCGCCGAAGGGGCGTTCCGCTACCGCTCGTTCAATTCCGGGCGGGAGGCGAGCGAGCCGTTTGTCCTTGCGCGCGAGCCGGGCGGCGATCTGTTCGAGAGCCTGATCGAGCGGCTGCGCGAGGAACCGGGATCGACGATTGTCTTTCTCAAGTCGCGGCGGGAGACGGTCGAGGCGGCCATGCGGCTGGCGGGGGCGGTCGGCTGGCCGGCGGCCGAGCAGGGAACGGCGGAGTTGGCGGAAGAGGAGCCCTCGGCGTTGAACCGCATTCTTCGCCGGGTCATGGCGCGCGGGGTGGCGTTCCACAACGCGGATCTCTCCCCCCGGCAGCGCCGGGCGGTGGAGGAGAGTTTTGCCCGGCGGGAGGTGCGGGTGATCTTCGCCACAACGACGCTGGCCATGGGGGTGGACCTGCCGGCCGACACGGTGTATCTCGAGACGGTCAAGTACACCGGGGGGCGGCGCGATGCCCGGCCCGCGCTCGTGCCGGTGAGCCGGGCGGAGTTCGACAACATGGCCGGGCGGGCCGGGAGAGCGGCCCGGGCGGAAGTGCGGCCGGGCCGCGCGGTGGCCCTGGCCCAGTCGGAATTTGAGGGCGATATCCTCTGGGAAAACTACATCGCCTCCGGAGAATACACATCGGTGCGGTCGGCGTTCGACTCCATGCCGCTCGCGGACTGGGCGCTGCACGTGCTGGCGACCGGCCTGGCGGCCGATGCGGCGGGACTGGCCGCCGTCTACCGGCGCTCGCTGCGGGCGGTGACGGAGCCGGAGGCGCCGCCCCCCGATTTCGAGGCGGTTCTGGACTTGCTGACGCGGGAGGGAGTGGCCGGGCGCGAACCGGACGGCCTGGTGCGTCCGACCCCGGACGGGGAGACCGCCGTGCAGACCGGGCTGACCTGCGCGCAGGCGGTGCATTACACCCGGCGGCTGCGGGAGAGTCGGCCGGCCGAGGAATTCGGGTGGCTGGCGCTGGCGCTCAGCGGGCCCGACTGGGAGTTGCCCGCGGGACTGCTCAGTCGGCAGGAACTGGCGGACAACGGCCCGCTGCGGCGGTTGTACCGCCGCTGTGACCATTGGCTCGCATCCGCCCGCGTGCTGATCGGCCAGCCGGGGGGACGAGGGCTGACGGAGTACCGCACGGCCGGCGCGCTCAAGGCGGCGCTGCTGCTGGAGCAGTGGCGGCGCATGACGCCGGTCAGGGAGCTGGAGGAGGAATTCCGGGTCCACGCGGGGCAGATCATGGCGATCGGCGATACAGCCGCGCACCTGCTGAGCGGCATTGCCGGGTTGCTCGATAATCTTGACGGCGGCGGAGACAAACTCCGCCCGCTCGTGTTCAGCGTTCGCTTCGGAGTCGTCCCGGAGTTGCAGGGGCTGCACGCAGCCTTCCGCGATATCCTGGCGCGCTCCGATTTTGCGGCGCTGGCGCAGGCGGGAATTGTCCGGGTGCCCGACCTGATCGGACACGACCCGACCGACCTGGGGGAGATCGTGAAGCAGGAGCGCAAACTGCAGAAATTGCTGGCCAGGATAATGGAGTGGAAGAAGGAGGTAAGTATGCGGCAGTCGGAGGTTCTTTCGCGGGTGGCACCCTATCCGGTGCGCGGGTCGGGGCCGCGGCCGGCGTCGGTGGAGATCGACGGATCATGTGAGCGGGAGCGGTATTTGGTGCGGGTGGACGGCCGGCCGGTGTGGCTGACGGGGAAATCGTTCAAGTACTTCACGCGGCTGGCCTGGTCGCGTGTGCAGCGGGACGGGGGGTGGATGTACAAAGAGGATATTGAGCAGGGATTCAACCAGGCGCGCTACCTGTACCGGATGAAGAACGAGATCAACGAACGTCTCGATTCGGAATGGGAGGTGTTCGAGAACAACCGTCTGGGCTACTATCGGTTGAACGCCGATGCGGGGAGGATCCGGCTGAATGTTGAGCGGCTGCGGAACCACCCCGACTGGGAGGTGCGGTCGCTGTTTGCGGGGCAGACCGAGTCGGCGGTCAACTGA
- a CDS encoding energy transducer TonB produces MANQANPLYAPYGAYAMKAAYQKNLAAANLLTALAVGAAVLAGTLWPANEEPAPPPDRSRVISMMDLGGLRPQSIVYDVPELAVPQPQRQEAVAVGIPTPVPDEEYAGERDLVMASPREIAENLGRGADAGGATGVIIDTAVREFIPEPTTFVPTEIPPRLVQQYKGDYPRLAEMIGATGTAQVWVLLDEEGKPREARLAQSTGTPALDEAALAWAMKCTYAPGIQNGRPIKLWVTIKYTFEL; encoded by the coding sequence ATGGCGAACCAGGCAAACCCGCTGTACGCGCCCTACGGCGCATACGCGATGAAAGCGGCCTACCAGAAAAACCTGGCGGCGGCGAACCTGCTGACGGCGCTGGCGGTCGGCGCGGCGGTCCTGGCCGGAACGCTCTGGCCGGCGAACGAAGAGCCCGCCCCCCCGCCCGACCGGTCGCGCGTGATCTCGATGATGGATCTCGGGGGACTTCGGCCCCAGAGCATCGTCTACGACGTGCCGGAGCTCGCCGTGCCGCAGCCGCAGCGCCAGGAGGCGGTGGCGGTGGGAATCCCGACGCCGGTGCCGGATGAGGAGTATGCGGGAGAGCGCGACCTCGTGATGGCGTCGCCGCGCGAGATCGCGGAGAATCTCGGGCGGGGCGCGGACGCGGGCGGAGCGACCGGCGTGATCATCGATACCGCCGTCCGCGAGTTCATCCCCGAACCGACGACCTTCGTGCCGACCGAGATCCCGCCGCGCCTGGTCCAGCAGTACAAGGGGGACTATCCCCGGCTGGCCGAGATGATCGGGGCGACCGGGACCGCCCAGGTCTGGGTGCTGCTCGACGAGGAGGGGAAGCCGCGGGAGGCGCGCCTGGCGCAGTCGACCGGGACGCCGGCGCTCGACGAAGCGGCCCTGGCGTGGGCGATGAAGTGCACCTACGCGCCGGGGATCCAGAACGGGCGGCCGATCAAGCTCTGGGTGACGATCAAGTACACGTTTGAGCTGTGA
- a CDS encoding energy transducer TonB: MAETTRSDKGPLAMAAGGRGWSVLYSPYGAFEMKAKYQRNFLFGTLITTSVVALIVIVAAIISSLPEEDYSDVPQVVIKTVADLGPPPSIARKPPQVQVAQPQVAAPKVGIPKPVADEEVVDEDVVIATQEELAEITAPSISEAAGSGDIVVDIQEEDFIPAPEDFVPVEVQPEVISEVKPDYPPLARQAGITGDVYVKALVDEQGNVMKAILAKSSGTQSLDDAALEAAHKRKYRPGIQNNRPIKVWVTYKVEFRLNE, translated from the coding sequence ATGGCAGAGACAACGCGGTCCGACAAGGGGCCTTTGGCGATGGCGGCCGGCGGGCGCGGGTGGAGCGTGCTCTACTCTCCCTACGGCGCCTTCGAGATGAAGGCCAAGTACCAGCGGAATTTCCTCTTCGGTACGCTCATCACCACCTCGGTGGTGGCGCTCATCGTGATTGTCGCGGCGATCATTTCGAGCCTGCCCGAGGAGGATTACTCCGACGTGCCGCAGGTGGTGATCAAGACCGTGGCCGATCTGGGTCCGCCTCCCTCGATCGCCCGCAAGCCTCCGCAGGTCCAGGTCGCCCAGCCGCAGGTGGCCGCCCCTAAAGTGGGTATTCCCAAGCCGGTGGCCGACGAGGAAGTGGTCGACGAGGACGTGGTGATCGCGACCCAGGAAGAGCTGGCGGAAATCACCGCCCCGAGCATCTCGGAAGCGGCCGGTTCCGGCGACATCGTCGTCGACATCCAGGAAGAGGATTTCATCCCCGCCCCGGAGGACTTTGTCCCGGTCGAGGTCCAGCCGGAGGTCATCTCCGAGGTGAAACCGGATTACCCGCCGCTCGCCCGGCAGGCCGGGATCACCGGCGACGTCTACGTCAAGGCGCTGGTGGATGAGCAGGGGAATGTCATGAAGGCGATTCTCGCCAAGTCCTCGGGCACGCAGTCGCTGGACGATGCGGCGCTCGAGGCGGCCCACAAACGCAAATACCGGCCGGGGATCCAGAACAACCGGCCGATCAAGGTCTGGGTAACGTACAAAGTTGAGTTCCGGCTCAACGAGTAG
- a CDS encoding biopolymer transporter ExbD codes for MAGEVVQREAKGKKKGLRRQKRRIAIRIDMTPMVDIAFLLLIFYMVSTVFSMPQAMEINLPPAEQMDQEIEVKESNLLTIRVDGQGRYWWNLKTPTPDNLPLLLPPDPQRPDTIPYRLWEDTLRGLLVNQNRLNPKLNTLILIHKDGSYADMVDILDEIDLIERSWNEYQAKKLRKKLDELSKDEKFSYRYAIGEWMARDDKVQEAAEAQARLGGLL; via the coding sequence ATGGCCGGTGAAGTAGTACAACGGGAAGCCAAGGGCAAGAAGAAAGGTCTGCGGCGGCAAAAACGCCGGATCGCGATCCGCATCGACATGACGCCGATGGTGGACATCGCCTTCCTGCTCCTGATCTTCTACATGGTCTCGACCGTGTTCTCGATGCCGCAGGCGATGGAGATCAACCTCCCGCCCGCGGAGCAGATGGATCAGGAGATCGAGGTGAAGGAGTCCAACCTGCTGACGATCCGGGTCGACGGCCAGGGTCGCTACTGGTGGAATCTCAAGACGCCGACGCCCGACAACCTGCCCCTCTTGCTGCCGCCGGATCCCCAGCGCCCCGACACGATCCCCTACCGCCTGTGGGAGGACACGCTGCGCGGGCTGCTGGTGAACCAGAACCGATTGAACCCCAAACTGAACACGCTGATCCTGATCCATAAAGACGGCAGCTACGCTGACATGGTGGACATTCTCGACGAAATCGACCTGATCGAACGTTCCTGGAACGAGTATCAGGCGAAGAAGCTCCGGAAGAAACTGGACGAGCTGAGCAAGGACGAGAAGTTCTCCTACCGGTACGCGATTGGCGAGTGGATGGCGCGCGACGACAAAGTGCAGGAAGCGGCCGAGGCGCAGGCCCGGTTAGGAGGGCTGTTGTAA
- a CDS encoding biopolymer transporter ExbD — translation MAKKRRVAIRIDMTPMVDIAFLLLIFYMATTQFKPPEARAVELPKSHSQIELPDKDIINITVSKLDSIYVDYVEKATITIEGQDVTTTVRRVRTADKYNVAQEILKARAKNIKSLVVIKADQAASFGIMQDIMKSMQENNLERFLIITDQETEAGGMERVIFEG, via the coding sequence ATGGCGAAGAAACGGCGGGTCGCTATCCGCATCGACATGACGCCGATGGTGGATATCGCCTTTCTGCTGTTGATTTTCTATATGGCGACGACGCAGTTCAAGCCGCCGGAAGCCCGCGCGGTGGAGCTGCCGAAGTCGCACTCGCAGATCGAGCTGCCGGACAAGGACATCATCAACATTACCGTGTCCAAGCTGGACTCGATCTACGTCGACTACGTGGAGAAGGCGACCATCACGATCGAGGGTCAGGACGTCACGACGACGGTGCGCCGGGTGCGGACCGCCGACAAATACAACGTGGCGCAGGAGATCCTCAAGGCGCGCGCCAAGAACATCAAGTCGCTGGTGGTGATCAAAGCCGACCAGGCGGCCAGTTTCGGCATCATGCAGGACATCATGAAGTCCATGCAGGAGAACAACCTCGAGCGGTTCCTCATCATTACGGACCAGGAGACGGAAGCCGGCGGGATGGAGCGCGTCATCTTTGAAGGCTGA
- a CDS encoding MotA/TolQ/ExbB proton channel family protein, with protein sequence MVKQTIFVALNAIIAFAIGFGLWYGVFRTSETPIVHSIYQGGPLVVLLIMIFIMLIVFVIERYLSLYKVAKGRGSVQVFFKKLVTLIQNDDFDGALAACDKQRGTTANVLRAGVERYREIKGNAEYTPEKRIQLTQSAIEEANALEGPLMERNLIALSTIASIATMVGLLGTTIGMIRAFAATGNVEGGVIDAQQLAVGISEALVNTAGGLLSGILGIFFYNFFVNKVDAFNYTTDEATFEVMQILKQKEGI encoded by the coding sequence GTGGTTAAACAGACAATCTTCGTCGCGCTCAACGCTATCATAGCGTTCGCCATCGGGTTCGGGCTGTGGTACGGGGTGTTCCGGACATCGGAAACGCCGATTGTCCACTCGATCTACCAGGGCGGGCCGCTCGTCGTTCTCCTGATCATGATTTTCATCATGCTCATCGTGTTCGTGATTGAGCGCTACCTCTCGCTCTATAAGGTGGCCAAGGGCCGCGGGTCGGTCCAGGTGTTTTTCAAGAAGCTGGTCACCCTGATTCAGAACGACGATTTCGACGGTGCGCTGGCGGCCTGCGACAAGCAGCGCGGCACCACCGCGAACGTGCTTCGCGCCGGCGTCGAACGCTACCGCGAGATCAAGGGCAACGCCGAGTATACGCCGGAGAAGCGCATCCAGCTCACCCAGTCGGCGATCGAAGAGGCCAACGCCCTCGAGGGACCGCTCATGGAGCGTAACCTGATCGCGCTGTCGACGATTGCCTCGATCGCGACCATGGTGGGTCTGCTGGGGACGACGATCGGGATGATCCGGGCGTTTGCCGCGACGGGGAATGTCGAGGGCGGCGTGATCGACGCGCAGCAGCTGGCGGTGGGGATTTCCGAGGCCCTGGTGAACACGGCCGGCGGGCTGCTCTCCGGTATCCTCGGGATCTTCTTCTACAACTTCTTCGTCAACAAGGTCGACGCGTTCAACTACACGACGGACGAGGCGACTTTTGAAGTGATGCAGATTCTCAAGCAGAAAGAGGGAATCTAA
- a CDS encoding tetratricopeptide repeat protein has translation MEATIYTRACVWMLVVAMLATLGNPAAAEELKPEIQQMLNAGDTAKAIEQLRAQIGLDNAYHYNYYILGMIYFNQERYEQALEQFQLALDRKTGHIASWYQLGLTNLALDRLDEAQRAFEEGRKKAGKDRPEMFDNGLGLVAMARKQYLEATKLFQQATVKDSLNASYWINLGDAYFNQGVAPLAVTYYQKALTLDTASTEVYYHWAEACLELRDYSCAMDKLRTVLQSDSTHAPAWRRAGEIYFKAGLSSRVRADRMERFRETVGSYRRFFELSQAQPDSAHVRPYFELGMAYLNLNAFDSAIVYFDKVLAIPYEPRDIYYYYGRALWGAQDYVRGGDFLTKHLAWVEEQGDGYTSSVNEAEFYQMLGDCWFYREHADEGQKAADYTTALGYWKRSLALDSTQARIVYYTAVGYHTLGSYDQAMTYYDKRIALGIDSSNAAVYKNAGFCALNLAEQAGGESGGAEEFVEPGTAPADPVDPTVMYRRGAEYMLQYMQYQPADTAVAKRVAYVYLYNLGDCENGVKYYQRVLQLDPGSCEALKSLGYAYFGGVCTKDYTKAIEYLTRANQCFSAQKACADVTTMLYIAQAYHLRAAAKLDARQDGTSDFEQANKWYGQVLKCDPNNAEAKKGRDETQFEF, from the coding sequence TTGGAAGCAACGATTTACACACGCGCATGCGTCTGGATGCTGGTAGTGGCGATGCTCGCCACGCTGGGGAATCCGGCGGCGGCCGAGGAGCTCAAGCCGGAGATTCAGCAGATGCTCAACGCCGGCGACACGGCCAAGGCGATCGAGCAGCTTCGCGCGCAAATCGGCTTGGACAACGCCTACCACTACAATTACTACATCCTGGGCATGATCTATTTCAACCAGGAGCGGTATGAGCAGGCGCTGGAGCAGTTTCAGTTGGCGCTCGACCGCAAGACGGGGCATATCGCGTCGTGGTACCAGTTGGGGCTGACGAACCTCGCGCTGGACCGCCTCGACGAGGCCCAGCGGGCCTTCGAGGAGGGGCGCAAGAAAGCGGGCAAGGACAGGCCGGAGATGTTCGACAACGGTCTCGGGCTGGTGGCGATGGCGCGCAAGCAGTATCTCGAGGCGACCAAGCTCTTCCAGCAGGCGACCGTGAAAGATTCGCTCAATGCGTCGTACTGGATCAATCTGGGCGACGCGTATTTCAACCAGGGGGTGGCGCCGCTGGCGGTGACCTACTACCAGAAAGCTTTGACCCTGGACACGGCCTCGACCGAGGTGTACTACCACTGGGCGGAGGCTTGCCTGGAGTTGCGCGATTACAGCTGCGCCATGGACAAGCTGCGGACGGTGCTGCAGTCCGACAGCACGCACGCCCCGGCCTGGCGCCGGGCGGGCGAGATCTATTTCAAAGCCGGGCTCTCCTCGCGCGTCCGGGCCGACCGGATGGAGCGGTTCCGAGAGACGGTCGGATCGTACCGGCGGTTTTTTGAACTCAGCCAGGCGCAGCCGGACTCGGCCCACGTGCGGCCGTATTTCGAACTCGGCATGGCCTACCTGAATCTCAACGCCTTCGATTCGGCGATCGTCTATTTCGACAAGGTGCTCGCCATCCCCTATGAGCCGCGGGACATCTACTACTACTACGGCCGGGCGCTCTGGGGAGCGCAGGACTACGTGAGGGGCGGGGACTTCCTCACCAAGCATCTCGCCTGGGTGGAGGAGCAGGGGGACGGCTACACGTCGTCGGTCAACGAGGCGGAGTTCTACCAGATGCTCGGGGACTGCTGGTTCTACCGGGAGCACGCCGACGAGGGGCAGAAGGCGGCCGACTATACGACGGCGCTGGGGTACTGGAAGCGGTCGCTGGCGCTGGACTCGACGCAGGCGCGAATCGTGTACTACACGGCGGTCGGGTACCACACCCTGGGCAGTTATGACCAGGCGATGACCTACTACGACAAGCGGATTGCGCTCGGGATTGACTCGAGCAATGCGGCGGTCTACAAGAACGCCGGTTTCTGCGCGCTCAACCTGGCCGAGCAGGCGGGCGGCGAATCGGGCGGGGCGGAGGAATTTGTGGAGCCGGGGACGGCGCCGGCGGATCCGGTCGACCCGACGGTGATGTACCGGCGGGGGGCCGAGTACATGCTCCAGTACATGCAGTACCAGCCGGCCGACACGGCGGTGGCCAAGCGGGTGGCCTACGTCTACCTGTACAACCTCGGCGACTGCGAGAACGGGGTGAAGTATTACCAGCGGGTGCTGCAGCTGGATCCGGGGAGCTGCGAGGCGCTGAAGTCGCTCGGCTACGCATACTTCGGGGGCGTGTGCACGAAGGACTACACCAAGGCGATCGAGTATCTCACGCGGGCCAACCAGTGTTTCAGCGCCCAGAAGGCGTGCGCGGACGTGACCACCATGCTGTATATCGCCCAGGCCTACCACCTGCGGGCGGCGGCGAAGCTTGACGCCAGGCAGGACGGGACGAGCGATTTCGAGCAGGCCAACAAGTGGTACGGCCAGGTGCTCAAGTGCGATCCGAACAACGCCGAGGCGAAGAAGGGCCGGGACGAGACTCAGTTTGAATTCTAA